Proteins encoded within one genomic window of Geotalea daltonii FRC-32:
- a CDS encoding sigma-54-dependent transcriptional regulator produces MKERVKILLIEDERPSREALLLLLQGNSFTIKGSGSGAEGLKLMMNERFDIVITDLFLPDISGIDILKKIKDTSPHTEVILITGHASAETAVKAMKEGAYDYITKPLNIDELRIIIDKAVEKHRLVNENVYLKEQLRDRYEFANIIGSSEAMQQVFSRMKKIIKTDSTVLILGESGTGKELVAKAVHFNGARRDKPFIAINCSAIPENLLESELFGHTRGSFTGAIKDKVGKFEAANHGTIFLDEIGTLPMHLQTKLLRVLQEQEVEKVGSNKPIKLDARVISATNVDLEQEVKRGTFREDLYYRLNVIPINIPPLRERTEDIFLLVRHFLEKNCREMKRPAMSIDKEAYEALEFYQWPGNVRELENVIERIVALTEGDHISLNDLPPNIARAYGEQERASTKVTEDGIDMAKTVNDIERKMISDALLLSKGVKARAANMLKLNRTTLVEKMKRLGMEG; encoded by the coding sequence ATGAAAGAACGCGTGAAAATCCTGCTCATAGAAGACGAAAGGCCGAGCCGCGAGGCGCTTTTACTCCTGCTGCAAGGAAACAGCTTCACCATAAAGGGGAGCGGTTCCGGCGCCGAAGGCCTGAAGCTCATGATGAACGAGCGTTTTGATATCGTCATCACCGATTTGTTCCTTCCCGACATCAGCGGCATCGATATCCTGAAAAAAATAAAAGATACATCCCCACACACGGAAGTCATCCTCATTACCGGCCACGCCTCGGCCGAGACCGCTGTCAAGGCCATGAAGGAAGGGGCTTACGACTATATCACCAAGCCACTCAACATCGATGAACTCCGTATCATCATCGATAAAGCAGTGGAGAAGCACCGGCTCGTCAACGAAAACGTCTACCTGAAAGAACAACTGCGCGACCGGTACGAATTTGCCAACATCATCGGCAGTTCCGAAGCGATGCAGCAGGTTTTTTCCAGGATGAAAAAGATCATCAAGACCGATTCGACTGTTCTTATCCTCGGCGAATCGGGTACCGGCAAAGAACTTGTAGCCAAAGCCGTCCATTTCAATGGAGCCCGCCGGGATAAGCCCTTCATAGCCATCAACTGTTCAGCCATCCCGGAAAACCTGCTGGAAAGCGAGCTCTTCGGCCATACCAGGGGCTCGTTCACCGGTGCCATCAAGGACAAGGTCGGCAAGTTCGAAGCGGCAAATCATGGAACTATATTTCTCGATGAAATAGGCACCCTGCCCATGCACCTGCAAACCAAACTGCTGCGGGTTTTGCAGGAGCAGGAAGTGGAAAAGGTAGGCTCCAACAAACCCATAAAGCTTGATGCCAGGGTCATTTCCGCAACCAATGTGGATTTGGAGCAGGAAGTAAAGCGGGGAACTTTTCGTGAAGACCTCTATTACCGGTTGAACGTTATCCCCATAAACATTCCCCCCTTGCGAGAAAGGACAGAGGACATTTTCCTGCTTGTCAGACACTTTCTGGAGAAGAATTGCCGGGAAATGAAACGCCCGGCCATGAGCATCGACAAGGAAGCATATGAAGCCCTTGAATTCTATCAATGGCCGGGAAATGTGCGGGAACTGGAAAATGTCATTGAACGGATTGTTGCACTCACGGAAGGGGACCACATCTCCCTGAACGATCTGCCGCCGAACATCGCCAGAGCCTATGGAGAGCAGGAAAGAGCGTCCACCAAGGTTACCGAGGACGGTATAGATATGGCGAAAACTGTGAATGACATCGAAAGAAAAATGATCAGCGATGCCCTGCTCCTGTCCAAGGGGGTAAAGGCCAGGGCCGCAAACATGCTCAAGCTGAACCGTACCACCCTTGTGGAAAAGATGAAGAGACTGGGGATGGAGGGGTAA
- a CDS encoding LemA family protein → MQIKDVLIIHININMSGGGGTAMEKVLIGLVAFLLISACGYNNLKAKEEQTNRAWNDLGFSCRQRVELAAVYIEALQRHISPQNDVVQQAEKTVKKAAREGCPITPPETSERLLKFRQVQTELSETLTRLHIFSSSQPSLLQDDSYLAIQKRMEKAESRLNEAIADYNFASHDFNISKRSFPHSMTNALLLRYRDKEPFVAGEDVKLLGRLDS, encoded by the coding sequence ATGCAGATTAAGGATGTATTAATAATTCATATTAATATTAATATGTCTGGTGGCGGAGGAACAGCCATGGAAAAGGTATTGATCGGTTTGGTTGCATTTTTGCTGATTTCGGCGTGCGGATACAACAATCTTAAGGCAAAAGAGGAGCAAACCAACAGAGCCTGGAATGATCTTGGCTTCTCGTGCCGCCAGCGAGTAGAACTTGCTGCTGTCTATATCGAAGCTTTGCAAAGGCACATTTCACCGCAAAACGACGTTGTGCAACAGGCAGAAAAGACCGTAAAAAAGGCTGCCCGCGAGGGATGTCCAATAACCCCGCCGGAAACCTCAGAAAGATTGCTGAAATTCCGTCAGGTCCAGACAGAGCTGTCTGAGACACTGACCCGGCTACATATATTCTCCAGCAGCCAGCCTTCCCTTTTGCAGGACGACAGCTACCTTGCCATACAAAAACGAATGGAAAAGGCAGAAAGTCGATTGAATGAAGCTATAGCCGATTACAACTTCGCCAGCCATGATTTTAATATCAGCAAGAGAAGTTTTCCCCACTCAATGACCAATGCTTTGTTATTGAGATACAGGGATAAGGAACCGTTCGTCGCGGGAGAGGATGTAAAACTGCTCGGCAGGCTGGACTCGTAG
- a CDS encoding heterodisulfide reductase-related iron-sulfur binding cluster, producing the protein MREVIELCADCDTCRTLMEKDCVFFPELYRLSDREKEEEIPVTEAELRELVELCTLCGLCPCPRVPEDLVKAKNGYMQKEGTPISTRLMIDVPGLARLCGTFPRLSKALTNNKAMSTLLRKVTRTHPARQIPTVTEPDFFQWAKKKGLTNRLPGSRNVTYFAGCTAGYLFPEVARATVEVLERNGETVYVPPQQCCGMPHLVEGDFDGSLQRAGLNIESLLESAKAGDNLVCSCPTCGYFMKVLLKERAYFSDDYQGSIGAGENEIRVPDPSSGNNQFRILNLPTRISLRMMAVFLLLIPCPASGCPMRFVMLENIWHASMLKEDLIPSLTPSMNGWFIMHRAISGNRR; encoded by the coding sequence GTGCGTGAAGTTATTGAGTTGTGCGCCGACTGCGACACCTGCCGCACGCTTATGGAGAAGGATTGTGTATTCTTTCCTGAGCTTTATCGTCTCTCTGATCGGGAAAAGGAAGAGGAGATACCGGTTACCGAGGCGGAACTACGAGAGCTAGTTGAACTATGTACCCTCTGCGGCCTCTGTCCGTGCCCCAGGGTGCCCGAGGATCTGGTCAAGGCCAAGAATGGTTACATGCAGAAGGAAGGCACTCCCATCTCAACCCGGCTAATGATTGATGTGCCAGGGTTGGCCCGCTTATGCGGCACATTTCCACGACTATCCAAGGCGTTAACCAACAATAAAGCCATGAGCACGTTGCTCCGGAAAGTCACCCGGACTCATCCTGCACGGCAGATCCCAACAGTTACAGAACCGGATTTTTTTCAGTGGGCGAAAAAGAAAGGTTTAACTAACAGGCTTCCAGGAAGCCGTAATGTCACCTATTTTGCGGGCTGCACCGCGGGTTATCTCTTCCCAGAGGTCGCACGGGCAACCGTAGAAGTCCTGGAGCGCAATGGTGAGACTGTCTATGTCCCGCCTCAGCAATGCTGTGGTATGCCGCATTTGGTGGAAGGAGACTTCGATGGCTCGCTGCAGCGAGCCGGTTTAAACATTGAATCGCTGCTGGAATCCGCCAAGGCAGGGGATAATCTGGTCTGTTCCTGCCCTACCTGTGGGTACTTCATGAAAGTCTTACTCAAAGAAAGGGCCTATTTTTCAGATGATTATCAAGGATCGATCGGTGCTGGAGAAAACGAGATCAGGGTTCCTGACCCGAGTAGCGGCAATAACCAGTTCAGAATATTAAATCTGCCTACAAGGATATCCTTAAGGATGATGGCTGTTTTTCTGCTTTTGATCCCATGTCCCGCATCGGGCTGTCCGATGCGCTTTGTGATGCTGGAGAATATCTGGCACGCCTCCATGCTGAAGGAAGACTTGATACCTTCTTTAACACCATCAATGAACGGATGGTTTATTATGCACCGTGCCATCAGCGGGAACAGAAGATAG
- a CDS encoding heterodisulfide reductase-related iron-sulfur binding cluster, with product MVYYAPCHQREQKIGTPYLDLLALIPGLRLESLEETDCCGMGGNFGFKTHFHEKSLAIGKPLMLKIRQHAPQAIITDCLSCRLQFNHALPYPVFHPMEILARAYRNAERGGNIS from the coding sequence ATGGTTTATTATGCACCGTGCCATCAGCGGGAACAGAAGATAGGTACCCCCTACTTGGACCTGCTGGCACTCATTCCCGGATTGAGACTGGAATCGCTGGAGGAGACGGATTGTTGCGGGATGGGGGGCAATTTCGGCTTCAAGACTCATTTTCACGAAAAATCACTGGCCATAGGAAAGCCTCTAATGCTGAAAATTCGTCAGCACGCCCCCCAGGCAATAATCACCGATTGCCTCAGTTGTCGATTGCAGTTCAATCATGCACTCCCTTACCCGGTATTTCACCCTATGGAAATTCTGGCGAGAGCCTATCGAAATGCAGAACGAGGAGGAAACATCTCTTGA
- a CDS encoding pyruvate carboxylase: MAQRKFRKIMAANRGEIAIRIFRACTELGIGTVAIYSEEDKLSLHRYKADEAYLIGKGKSPIDAYLGIDEIIALALKRDVDAIHPGYGFLSENAEFAEKCEAAGITFIGPTAEMQRRLGDKVAARKVAMEAGVPVVPGTEEPVEHEEDALIFAKNYGYPIIIKAAAGGGGRGMRVANNRKELIEGLAAARSEAQASFGNPAVFLERYLENPKHIEVQVLGDSHGNLVHFFERDCSIQRRHQKVVEFAPSLCITPEMREELCSAALKIAGHVGYRNAGTVEFLLDQEGNFYFIEMNPRIQVEHTVTEMITGRNLVQTQILVAEGKPLSDPEINIPNQDAVKMWGYALQCRITTEDPANNFAPDFGILKAYRSSAGFGVRLDAGNAFTGAQITPHYDSLLVKVSAWGLTFDEAARIMHRSLQEFRIRGVKTNISFLENVVTHPVFLNGKCDTSFIEKHPELLQLREKKDRATKVLNFIGDVIVNGSPGIIKPLKSSELLEATVPDVDFTKPRPAGTRDIFMEKGADGLAKWILEQKKVLITDTTMRDAHQSLLATRVRTYDLLKIAEPTSHLAADLFSLEMWGGATFDVSMRFLKECPWQRLHKLSEAIPNVLFQMLLRGSNAVGYTNYADNVVERFVEEAAHSGIDIFRVFDSLNWTTGMKVAMEAVRKQGKICEAAICYTGDINDPKRDKYPLEYYVGMAKELEKMGAHILAIKDMAGLLKPLAASRLIKALKSEVGIPIHLHTHDTSGNGGAMLLMACQAGVDIVDAALSSISGLTSQPNLNALVAALKGSEWDTGLNEENLQKLANYWETVRDYYAPFESGLKSGTAEVYHHEIPGGQYSNYKPQVAGLGLLDRWEECKEMYHRVNLLFGDIVKVTPSSKVVGDMAMFLVKNNMDVDDVYIKGDDLTFPESVVGMFKGMIGQPYQGFPRELQRIILKGEEPITCRPGELIEPADFDEERLKAEAKVGRPVDDKGLISYILYPHVFPEFDKHRQEYSDTSVIPTPIFFYGLEPGQETAIDIEPGKTLIIKLNAIGRVHPDGTRHIFFELNGDARQVTVRDQTAITDEVSREKADKGNSLHIGAPMPGKVLKVNVKSGDGVSAGDVLMVTEAMKMETNVKAKEDGKIAQVKFKEGDKIEKDDLLIVLA; the protein is encoded by the coding sequence ATGGCACAACGCAAATTCAGAAAGATTATGGCTGCTAACCGCGGTGAGATAGCCATCAGGATATTTCGCGCCTGCACCGAGCTGGGTATTGGCACTGTAGCGATCTATTCAGAAGAAGACAAGCTGTCTCTGCACCGATACAAGGCTGACGAGGCATATTTGATCGGTAAAGGCAAAAGTCCCATAGACGCCTATCTGGGTATAGACGAAATAATTGCCCTCGCTCTGAAAAGGGATGTGGATGCTATTCATCCCGGTTACGGTTTCCTCTCCGAAAATGCGGAGTTTGCGGAGAAATGCGAAGCTGCAGGAATTACCTTTATCGGTCCCACTGCTGAAATGCAGCGGCGGTTGGGAGACAAGGTAGCTGCCCGCAAGGTTGCCATGGAGGCCGGCGTACCTGTCGTTCCCGGTACCGAAGAGCCTGTGGAGCACGAAGAGGATGCCCTTATCTTCGCCAAGAACTATGGCTATCCCATCATTATCAAGGCTGCTGCCGGTGGTGGTGGCCGGGGGATGCGGGTGGCAAACAACCGCAAGGAACTCATTGAAGGGCTAGCCGCTGCCCGCAGCGAAGCACAGGCTTCCTTTGGCAATCCTGCCGTCTTCCTGGAGCGTTACCTGGAAAATCCCAAACACATCGAGGTCCAGGTTCTCGGTGACAGCCATGGCAATCTGGTGCATTTCTTCGAGAGGGATTGTTCAATCCAGCGCCGTCATCAAAAGGTGGTGGAATTTGCTCCATCCCTTTGCATTACTCCCGAGATGCGTGAGGAGTTATGCAGCGCAGCCCTGAAAATTGCCGGCCATGTGGGGTACCGGAATGCGGGTACGGTGGAGTTCCTGCTGGACCAGGAGGGGAACTTCTATTTTATCGAGATGAACCCGCGCATCCAGGTGGAACACACCGTCACTGAAATGATCACCGGCCGCAACCTGGTGCAGACCCAGATCTTGGTAGCCGAAGGCAAGCCCCTGTCCGACCCGGAAATCAATATCCCCAATCAGGATGCCGTCAAGATGTGGGGATATGCCTTGCAGTGCAGGATTACCACCGAAGATCCCGCCAACAATTTCGCCCCCGATTTCGGCATTCTCAAGGCTTACCGCTCGTCGGCGGGCTTCGGAGTGCGCCTTGACGCCGGCAATGCCTTTACCGGTGCGCAGATCACCCCCCATTACGACTCGCTGCTGGTCAAGGTCAGCGCCTGGGGGCTTACCTTCGATGAAGCTGCCCGCATCATGCACCGTTCCCTGCAAGAGTTCCGTATCCGGGGAGTCAAGACCAATATCTCTTTCCTGGAGAATGTCGTTACCCATCCGGTTTTCCTCAACGGCAAATGCGACACCTCGTTTATCGAAAAGCATCCCGAGCTGCTGCAATTGCGGGAAAAGAAAGACCGCGCCACCAAGGTGCTCAATTTTATCGGCGATGTCATTGTCAACGGCTCCCCGGGCATCATCAAGCCGCTGAAATCTTCGGAGCTCCTGGAGGCAACGGTTCCGGATGTGGATTTCACCAAGCCCAGGCCGGCCGGCACCCGCGACATATTCATGGAGAAGGGGGCTGATGGCCTGGCCAAGTGGATACTGGAGCAGAAGAAGGTCCTCATTACCGACACCACCATGCGCGATGCCCATCAGTCACTGCTGGCCACAAGGGTAAGGACCTATGACCTGTTGAAAATCGCCGAGCCTACCTCCCATCTGGCTGCCGATCTCTTCTCTCTGGAGATGTGGGGGGGGGCTACCTTTGACGTCTCCATGCGTTTCCTCAAGGAGTGCCCATGGCAGCGGCTGCACAAACTGTCGGAGGCCATTCCCAACGTCCTTTTCCAGATGTTGCTCAGGGGGTCCAATGCCGTAGGCTATACCAACTATGCCGATAATGTGGTGGAGCGCTTCGTCGAGGAAGCAGCCCATTCAGGCATAGACATCTTCCGCGTTTTCGACTCCCTCAACTGGACCACCGGCATGAAGGTCGCAATGGAGGCGGTGCGCAAGCAAGGGAAAATCTGCGAAGCTGCCATCTGCTACACCGGTGACATCAATGACCCCAAAAGGGACAAATATCCGCTGGAATATTACGTGGGCATGGCTAAAGAGCTGGAGAAGATGGGCGCCCATATTCTTGCCATCAAGGACATGGCGGGGCTTCTCAAGCCGCTGGCTGCTTCCCGGCTGATCAAAGCCCTTAAATCGGAGGTTGGCATACCGATCCACCTCCATACCCATGATACCTCAGGCAACGGTGGCGCGATGCTCCTCATGGCCTGCCAGGCAGGCGTCGACATCGTGGATGCCGCACTTTCCTCCATCTCCGGTTTGACCTCACAACCCAATCTCAATGCGCTGGTGGCTGCCCTGAAAGGGAGTGAGTGGGATACCGGCCTCAATGAGGAAAACCTGCAGAAGCTTGCCAATTATTGGGAAACGGTGCGGGATTATTATGCCCCCTTTGAATCTGGGTTGAAAAGCGGCACTGCCGAGGTTTATCACCACGAGATACCGGGGGGGCAATATTCAAATTATAAACCCCAGGTGGCTGGTCTGGGGCTGCTCGACCGCTGGGAAGAGTGCAAAGAGATGTACCACCGGGTGAATCTGCTCTTCGGCGATATCGTCAAGGTTACTCCGTCGTCGAAAGTAGTCGGGGACATGGCCATGTTCCTGGTCAAAAACAACATGGATGTTGATGATGTCTATATCAAGGGGGACGATCTTACCTTCCCCGAGTCGGTGGTGGGAATGTTCAAGGGGATGATCGGTCAGCCCTACCAGGGCTTTCCCCGGGAATTGCAGCGCATCATCCTTAAGGGAGAAGAACCGATCACCTGCAGGCCGGGCGAATTGATCGAGCCGGCTGACTTTGACGAGGAGCGGCTCAAGGCTGAGGCAAAAGTGGGCCGCCCGGTTGACGATAAGGGGCTTATATCGTACATTCTTTATCCCCACGTTTTTCCCGAGTTCGACAAGCATCGTCAGGAGTACTCGGATACTTCAGTCATCCCTACGCCGATCTTTTTCTATGGTCTCGAACCGGGCCAGGAGACCGCCATTGATATCGAGCCTGGCAAGACCCTTATCATCAAGCTCAATGCCATCGGTCGTGTTCACCCGGACGGCACCCGCCATATTTTCTTTGAACTGAACGGCGATGCCCGCCAGGTTACAGTGCGCGATCAGACGGCAATAACCGATGAGGTCAGCAGGGAAAAGGCCGATAAAGGGAACAGCCTGCACATTGGGGCGCCTATGCCGGGCAAGGTTCTGAAGGTCAATGTCAAATCGGGCGATGGGGTTTCTGCTGGCGATGTCCTTATGGTGACCGAGGCCATGAAAATGGAGACCAATGTCAAGGCCAAGGAAGACGGCAAAATAGCTCAGGTTAAATTCAAGGAAGGGGACAAAATAGAGAAGGATGACCTGCTGATTGTCTTGGCATAA
- a CDS encoding peptidylprolyl isomerase produces the protein MSAKKISLVAALAVFAIQSMPALGAEPQKTAASAEQKEVKETVKKVSPSDPVAKINGTIITRKELDRAVKVLVAQNRLPQALPPEQQKQAEEAALDQLISAELMYQAGQKTEIKDIDKQIEEKIALNRAKFPNPEEFDKALKSVEMSEKDLKEFTRKDIVITAFIEKNIISNINVAEADAKKFYDDNTEKFKQDESIRASHILIGVDAKAGEEDKKKAREKAEGILKKIKAGEDFATLAKAESTCPSSKQGGDLGTFPKGQMVAPFENAAFALKPGEVSDVVETQFGYHIIKLAEKKEAGMVKFDEVKTKIVDYLKSQKIQKGVGDYLEELKSKAKTEKL, from the coding sequence ATGTCGGCAAAAAAAATATCTTTAGTTGCAGCGCTTGCTGTTTTTGCAATTCAGTCCATGCCAGCACTTGGTGCAGAGCCACAAAAAACAGCGGCATCTGCCGAGCAGAAAGAAGTCAAGGAAACGGTAAAAAAGGTTTCTCCTTCCGACCCCGTGGCAAAGATTAACGGTACCATCATCACTCGCAAAGAGCTGGACCGGGCTGTAAAGGTGCTCGTCGCCCAGAACAGGCTCCCGCAGGCTCTTCCCCCTGAGCAGCAGAAACAGGCAGAGGAGGCTGCCCTTGACCAGTTGATCTCCGCGGAATTGATGTATCAGGCAGGTCAGAAAACCGAGATCAAGGATATCGACAAACAGATAGAGGAAAAAATCGCCCTGAATCGGGCAAAATTTCCCAATCCTGAAGAATTCGACAAGGCGCTTAAATCAGTGGAAATGTCCGAGAAGGATCTCAAGGAGTTCACCCGCAAGGATATTGTTATCACTGCATTCATTGAGAAAAACATCATCTCCAACATCAATGTGGCTGAAGCCGACGCCAAAAAATTCTATGATGACAATACCGAAAAATTCAAACAGGACGAAAGCATCAGAGCCAGCCATATACTCATCGGAGTTGACGCCAAGGCCGGCGAAGAAGACAAGAAAAAGGCCAGGGAAAAGGCCGAAGGCATTCTGAAAAAGATCAAAGCCGGCGAAGATTTTGCCACCCTGGCAAAAGCAGAATCAACATGCCCCAGCAGCAAGCAGGGTGGTGACCTTGGCACCTTCCCCAAAGGTCAAATGGTCGCCCCCTTCGAAAACGCCGCTTTTGCCCTTAAACCGGGTGAAGTCAGCGACGTGGTTGAAACCCAGTTCGGTTATCACATCATCAAGCTGGCAGAAAAGAAAGAAGCCGGCATGGTGAAGTTTGACGAGGTCAAGACCAAGATTGTTGATTACCTGAAAAGCCAAAAAATTCAAAAGGGCGTCGGTGATTATCTTGAAGAGTTGAAAAGCAAGGCAAAGACTGAAAAACTCTAG
- a CDS encoding slipin family protein, translating to MFDIFDYIPFIFVIVLLIMFAASAIRVLPEYERGVLFRLGRFAGVRGPGLFFIIPGIDKLVRVSLRTVAFDVPPQDVITHDNVTVKVSAVIYFRVVAPEKAIIDVENYLYATSQLSQTTLRSVLGQVELDELLANREKINKQLQEILDRHTDPWGVKVANVEVKNIDLPQEMLRAIAKQAEAERERRAKIIHAEGELQASEKLAGAAKVLAADPMSLQLRYLQTLTDIAAEKNSTTIFPVPIDLISIFLDKIGDRQKS from the coding sequence ATGTTTGATATTTTCGATTACATACCATTTATTTTCGTGATTGTGCTGCTCATCATGTTTGCCGCCAGCGCCATCAGAGTTCTTCCCGAGTACGAGCGCGGTGTGCTGTTTCGCCTGGGACGTTTTGCCGGGGTGCGGGGGCCGGGCCTTTTCTTCATCATTCCCGGCATAGACAAACTGGTGCGGGTATCTCTGCGAACAGTGGCTTTTGACGTGCCGCCGCAAGATGTCATAACCCATGATAACGTCACGGTCAAGGTTTCGGCTGTTATTTATTTTCGGGTGGTAGCTCCTGAAAAGGCCATTATCGATGTGGAAAATTATTTGTATGCCACCAGCCAGTTGTCACAGACGACGCTGCGCAGCGTGCTGGGCCAGGTGGAACTGGATGAACTGCTGGCAAACCGGGAAAAAATAAACAAGCAGTTGCAGGAAATTCTGGACCGCCATACCGACCCGTGGGGAGTGAAGGTGGCCAATGTGGAGGTCAAGAATATCGACCTGCCCCAGGAAATGCTTCGGGCGATAGCTAAACAGGCTGAGGCGGAAAGGGAGCGAAGGGCTAAAATAATCCATGCCGAGGGTGAACTGCAGGCCTCCGAAAAGCTGGCTGGCGCGGCCAAGGTGCTTGCGGCTGACCCAATGTCCCTGCAACTGCGCTACTTGCAGACTTTAACGGACATAGCGGCAGAAAAAAATTCCACTACCATTTTCCCGGTGCCCATAGACCTGATAAGCATATTTCTCGATAAAATAGGGGATAGACAAAAGTCTTGA
- a CDS encoding ferritin translates to MLNKKMYAALNKHMNIELYSAYLYLSMSSHANSIGLKGTANWFMVQYQEEMVHFMKFYNYINSQGASIGLSAMSAPPGQYKSLLDMFEQTLKHEQFITRCINDLTDLALKEKDHASHIFLQWFVTEQIEEEENDRDLIGKLRLIGDNGHGLLMLDGEMAARIFVPPPATAA, encoded by the coding sequence ATGCTGAACAAAAAAATGTATGCCGCATTGAACAAGCACATGAACATCGAATTATACTCCGCCTACCTCTACCTCTCCATGTCTTCCCATGCCAATTCCATCGGCCTAAAAGGGACTGCCAACTGGTTCATGGTCCAATACCAGGAAGAGATGGTTCATTTCATGAAGTTCTATAACTACATCAACAGCCAGGGGGCATCTATCGGCCTTTCCGCCATGTCTGCTCCTCCAGGCCAGTATAAATCCCTGCTCGACATGTTCGAGCAGACCCTGAAGCATGAGCAGTTCATTACCCGGTGCATTAACGATCTGACCGATCTGGCCCTGAAGGAAAAGGATCATGCCTCCCACATTTTTCTTCAGTGGTTTGTCACCGAACAGATCGAGGAAGAGGAAAATGACCGGGATCTTATCGGCAAACTGAGACTGATAGGTGACAACGGCCATGGGCTGCTCATGCTGGACGGGGAAATGGCAGCCCGGATCTTCGTTCCGCCTCCGGCAACTGCTGCCTGA
- a CDS encoding NfeD family protein: protein MPRLLFFCLFLFICCPPAGATGAVVRKISISGPITPVVAGYLQRNLQEAEAGRENLMLITMDTPGGLDSAMRDSVKLIMSSTVPVVVYVAPSGARAASAGAVIALAADICAMAPGTNIGAAHPVTMGEKPDKVMMDKVVNDAEAYLEGIAAKRGKNVKLAGQMVRESLSLSADKALDGKIIDMISTDQAQLLAELHGLSLIRDGKKLVIETAGAEVRGHEMVAKERILNVISNPNVAYVLMMLGFLGIFFELSNPGVMLPGIVGGISLILAFFALQALPVNYAGVLLLLLALVLFIAEIKIISHGMLTVGGVICLVLGSLFLFESSEPYLRVSWSVITVTVLATTVFFVSAVALSIKAHRKKPLTGIAGLIGERGTAETDLNHEGKVFVHGEYWQASSDSPVRKGEEVAVVAVEGMRLKVKKA from the coding sequence ATGCCTCGTTTACTGTTCTTCTGTCTGTTTCTCTTCATCTGTTGCCCCCCTGCCGGGGCCACTGGAGCTGTGGTACGCAAAATTTCCATTAGTGGACCGATAACCCCGGTCGTTGCCGGTTATTTGCAGCGGAATTTGCAGGAGGCGGAAGCAGGCCGCGAAAATCTTATGCTGATTACCATGGATACTCCAGGCGGACTTGATTCTGCCATGCGCGACAGCGTCAAGCTGATCATGTCAAGCACCGTTCCGGTAGTCGTTTACGTGGCTCCCAGTGGTGCTCGCGCAGCTTCCGCCGGCGCGGTGATTGCCCTTGCCGCCGATATTTGTGCCATGGCCCCCGGCACCAATATCGGAGCTGCCCATCCCGTTACCATGGGTGAAAAGCCTGACAAGGTCATGATGGATAAGGTCGTAAATGACGCGGAAGCATACCTGGAGGGTATTGCCGCAAAGCGAGGGAAGAATGTCAAACTTGCAGGGCAGATGGTTCGGGAAAGTCTCTCTTTGTCGGCCGATAAAGCTCTGGATGGGAAAATAATCGACATGATCTCCACCGATCAGGCACAACTTCTGGCTGAACTCCATGGTCTGAGCCTGATCAGGGATGGCAAAAAGCTGGTCATCGAAACGGCCGGCGCTGAAGTCCGGGGACATGAGATGGTTGCCAAGGAAAGAATCCTCAATGTCATCAGTAATCCCAATGTTGCATACGTGCTCATGATGCTCGGCTTTCTCGGCATATTTTTCGAGCTTTCCAATCCGGGCGTCATGCTCCCTGGCATTGTCGGGGGTATTTCTCTTATCCTTGCTTTTTTTGCTTTACAGGCCTTGCCTGTTAATTATGCAGGGGTACTCTTGCTGTTACTGGCCCTGGTGCTGTTCATCGCAGAGATAAAGATCATTTCCCATGGCATGCTGACAGTGGGAGGGGTGATATGTCTGGTTCTGGGCTCTCTTTTCCTTTTCGAAAGCTCTGAACCGTATCTTCGCGTCTCCTGGAGCGTCATTACTGTCACCGTTCTGGCAACCACCGTCTTTTTCGTTTCTGCGGTTGCACTTTCCATTAAGGCCCACCGGAAAAAACCGCTCACCGGCATCGCGGGGCTGATTGGCGAAAGGGGGACGGCAGAGACCGATCTTAACCATGAAGGAAAGGTATTTGTCCATGGGGAATACTGGCAGGCCTCCAGTGACAGCCCTGTCAGGAAAGGGGAGGAGGTTGCCGTGGTGGCGGTGGAGGGCATGCGATTAAAGGTTAAGAAGGCATAA